One genomic region from Chelmon rostratus isolate fCheRos1 chromosome 11, fCheRos1.pri, whole genome shotgun sequence encodes:
- the si:ch1073-143l10.2 gene encoding autophagy-related protein 16-1 — protein sequence MGSWKNHVRARLQQRDIAEKLPYVGVFTSLSQLEERFEIRKQILDDAHSKSLERGGVDAGKNTRLLQLQLRESEHLAEKLSQTVSDLTTVLYLKEAELQYWQSRVSRYREEALTLAKGSKTLKATLSDFEFTIECQSKELAALRAEQKGLKEALAEAWREKEELLQRWMEVKREEADRLNKYNDIQERWQRLARQLKKHLHRETGKECVTRSWSGPTETSPSVIQRINNPTRYTRDTQATTMSQLRQKSNIPAGSWRQQFSAQITSPSSSHM from the exons ATGGGAAGCTGGAAGAATCACGTGCGCGCTCGGCTGCAGCAAAGAGACATCGCAGAGAAACTGCCATACGTCGGCGTTTTCACAAGCT tgtctCAGCTGGAAGAACGTTTTGAAATTCGCAAACAAATTTTGGATGACGCTCATTCGAAGAG tttagAGCGAGGTGGAGTTGATGCTGGGAAAAACACCAGGCTCCTTCAGCTCCAACTGAGAGAGAGTGAACACCTGGCAGAAAAG CTGTCTCAGACTGTCTCCGACTTGACCACCGTCCTGTATCTGAAAGAGGCTGAACTGCAGTACTGGCAGTCACG TGTGTCCCGCTATCGTGAAGAGGCACTTACTTTGGCTAAAGGGAGTAAAACCCTGAAGGCGACCCTTTCAGATTTTGAGTTCACCATAGAGTGTCAGTCCAAAGAGTTGGCAGCGCTGCGAGCGGAGCAGAAAGGATTAAAGGAAGCGCTGGCAGAAGcttggagagaaaaagaagaactcTTGCAACGATGGATGGAGGTCAAgagggaggaggcagacagGTTGAATAAGTACAACGACATACAGGAAAG GTGGCAACGTTTGGCCAGACAGCTGAAGAAGCACCTCCACAGGGAAACGGGAAAAGAGTGTGTGACGAGGTCTTGGAGTGGCCCAACAGAAACGTCTCCGTCAGTCATTCAGA ggatcaataatCCAACGAGATACACCAGGGACACTCAAGCTACAACCATGTCTCAGCTGCGGCAAAAGTCTAATATTCCCGCAGGATCCTGGAGACAACAGTTCTCGGCACAGATTACCTCTCCGTCCAGTTCCCACATGTGA
- the tex36 gene encoding testis-expressed protein 36 encodes MVKGGKRYSSMSNDGKWFAHQVLPGNETRNRETCTSTGVMLTQVKSSLPQALNFKRYPKWKTQQESREFPFSDHDNKHALKDNISVFTHGVGRRKILDDHRQQSSHFCLCHDGADNSPEGPGGNATVCQADFMVKQAVNGPISTRRFPRNHKQKSAEAALAQTGEQFMWFGRHDSTISSAPSKP; translated from the exons atggTAAAAGGTGGAAAGCGATATTCTTCAATGAGCAACGATGGCAAATGG TTTGCTCACCAGGTTTTACCAGGGAATGAAACAAGGAATCGTGAGACTTGTACAAGCACTGGGGTCATGCTGACCCAGGTTAAATCATCGTTGCCTCAAGCTTTGAACTTCAAGCGCTATCCTAAATGGAAAACTCAGCAG GAATCTAGAGAGTTTCCATTCTCAGACCATGACAACAAGCATGCCTTAAAAGACAACATCTCTGTTTTCACTCAT GGTGTGGGGCGCCGGAAGATCCTTGATgatcacagacagcagagctcCCACTTCTGCCTGTGCCACGATGGAGCTGACAACAGCCCTGAAGGACCTGGGGGGAACGCCACAGTCTGCCAGGCTGATTTTATGGTGAAACAGGCTGTTAATGGTCCAATCAGCACCAGACGGTTCCCCCGCAACCACAAGCAGAAGTCCGCAGAAGCAGCTTTGGCACAGACAGGGGAACAATTTATGTGGTTCGGGCGACATGACTCTACCATCTCCTCAGCACCTTCCAAGCCCTGA